The Pedobacter cryoconitis genome has a window encoding:
- a CDS encoding PorP/SprF family type IX secretion system membrane protein — protein MIKFLHQQFVCAALLTTGLLTGLQNASAQIRPLGTQYYENQYISNPAFAGMDEGMNINISYRNQWRSIPGSPVTMAVSGDYRVVDKVGVGFNVYNDKAGLIGRTRVMGTYAYHLPLNIENNALHFGISLGAMKERLDENSIIATPDDLAAARYNQRKSYVDGDFGVAYTTERLTLQGALPNLKKFFKKDDANTVLGSTYLVAMSYKIGTTLDVVSIEPKISFRGAKDIDNIWDIGTNLKLQNNLISFLGMYHSDKSSTFGVGLNYENFFIQGFYTSQLAGERQRTGGDFEINLKINLLKDQRR, from the coding sequence ATGATAAAATTTCTACATCAGCAATTTGTTTGTGCAGCCTTATTGACGACCGGCTTGTTGACTGGTTTGCAAAATGCTTCGGCACAAATAAGACCTCTGGGGACTCAATATTACGAAAATCAATATATCAGTAACCCAGCCTTTGCCGGGATGGACGAGGGCATGAATATCAACATCAGCTACCGGAATCAGTGGAGATCGATACCAGGTTCGCCAGTCACGATGGCTGTAAGTGGTGATTACCGGGTAGTCGATAAAGTTGGGGTAGGCTTCAATGTATACAATGATAAAGCCGGGCTGATCGGACGTACCCGCGTCATGGGGACCTATGCTTATCATTTACCGTTGAACATCGAGAACAATGCACTGCATTTTGGGATCTCTCTGGGTGCAATGAAAGAACGGCTGGATGAAAACAGCATTATTGCTACACCCGATGATCTGGCCGCGGCCAGGTATAATCAGCGCAAGAGTTATGTAGATGGTGATTTTGGCGTAGCCTATACCACCGAAAGGCTGACTTTACAGGGAGCTTTGCCAAATCTTAAAAAGTTCTTTAAAAAGGATGATGCAAATACGGTGCTCGGATCAACTTACCTGGTCGCGATGTCCTATAAAATAGGGACTACATTAGATGTGGTTTCTATAGAACCTAAAATCAGTTTCAGAGGGGCGAAGGATATTGATAACATCTGGGATATCGGTACCAACCTGAAATTGCAGAATAACCTGATTTCTTTTCTGGGGATGTATCATAGTGACAAGAGTTCAACCTTTGGCGTCGGGCTGAATTATGAGAACTTTTTTATACAAGGTTTTTACACCAGTCAGCTGGCTGGAGAGCGTCAGCGTACAGGCGGGGATTTTGAGATCAATCTAAAAATTAACCTGCTTAAAGACCAGCGGAGATAG
- a CDS encoding gliding motility-associated C-terminal domain-containing protein — MKKIIVSIAMGLLLFGNQTLKAQLSVGADGLFIQNGTVFSTDGLTLVPTNDWGLNNLRVIQSPAVVIWPRYNSIQRMYRFSKPVTFEGEVALSFLDIELNGNEAKDLVLAHSKVTSTNYKDYTLVKESVSSEKERYVGQLFTKPIVFSDLNAVSMISTSAVLYKDIEANNMITPNGDGVNDVWIVKNILQYPNNELKIFDREGRVVFSKIGYDNTWDGQYNGNPLPEDTYYYILYIDSGKAQKTGFITLVKE, encoded by the coding sequence ATGAAGAAAATAATTGTATCAATTGCCATGGGGCTGCTATTATTTGGCAACCAAACCCTGAAAGCACAGTTAAGCGTAGGTGCTGACGGTCTGTTTATCCAGAATGGGACAGTATTTAGTACGGATGGATTAACCTTAGTACCAACCAATGACTGGGGGCTGAATAACCTGAGAGTCATCCAGAGTCCTGCTGTGGTGATCTGGCCAAGATATAATAGTATTCAGCGGATGTACAGGTTTAGTAAGCCCGTCACCTTTGAAGGGGAAGTTGCGCTGAGTTTTCTGGATATAGAACTCAATGGGAACGAAGCCAAAGACCTGGTACTGGCGCACTCTAAAGTAACCAGCACTAACTATAAAGATTATACGCTGGTTAAAGAGAGTGTTTCTTCTGAGAAGGAACGGTATGTTGGACAGCTATTTACTAAACCTATTGTTTTCTCAGATCTGAACGCGGTGAGTATGATTTCTACCAGTGCTGTTTTGTATAAAGATATAGAAGCCAATAATATGATCACGCCAAACGGAGACGGTGTCAATGACGTGTGGATTGTGAAAAATATATTGCAGTATCCAAATAATGAGCTGAAGATTTTTGATCGGGAAGGGCGGGTTGTCTTTTCTAAAATCGGGTATGACAATACCTGGGATGGACAGTATAATGGTAATCCATTACCAGAAGATACGTATTACTATATCCTTTACATCGATTCAGGAAAAGCACAAAAAACCGGGTTTATTACACTAGTGAAAGAATAA
- a CDS encoding TlpA family protein disulfide reductase — MIKNQFKNAVRPLSIAFLCLLGVHANGQDVSLKIHLSGVSKSKITLQAISGAALKTIAEKPVVKNGEIAVLQIPKAQLPAEFVLRFDYQEKETSNPYPAERHIFVNQQNLELWARPKALNHPDSTYFQNGEIENTLFLAFSKDNEKKRAQLGLLQNFLMNYDQPDSKFFTLGTQEYEQRRLTYNGWVKSQIEQHKTAFISNSFAFQYVSPILWKGTETDRMNSVIEHYFDGMDFKNPMVLKTADLKDWMDKYVNIYGAMSTTVQLRDSLFTLAGKRAIEKVRTGDPLVYGWMVDYFYTGFESFNMTAGIKMLEPYLNDPLCLTAKRKAIEQRLKGMETLVNGSVAPDFSWTLSSGKSVQFHAYKTEAKYKLVLFWSAECQHCKDLLDKLHPWYQQAANRELMDVFAISLDETETEVPAWEKAKVNLPAFKHKRAAQGIRSPEAIAYFVLSTPTLVLVDAKTNKIVAQPETVEQLQAAMK, encoded by the coding sequence ATGATCAAGAACCAATTTAAAAACGCAGTGCGGCCTTTATCCATTGCATTTTTATGCCTGCTTGGCGTCCATGCAAACGGACAGGATGTAAGTCTGAAAATACATTTATCAGGGGTGTCCAAAAGTAAAATCACTTTACAAGCTATCTCAGGGGCTGCGCTGAAAACTATAGCTGAAAAACCGGTCGTTAAAAACGGTGAAATAGCAGTGTTGCAAATTCCTAAAGCACAATTGCCTGCTGAATTTGTTTTGCGTTTTGACTACCAGGAAAAAGAAACCAGTAATCCTTATCCGGCAGAAAGACATATTTTCGTCAACCAGCAGAACCTGGAATTATGGGCGCGTCCTAAAGCACTGAATCATCCGGACAGCACTTATTTTCAAAATGGAGAAATAGAGAATACTTTGTTTCTCGCCTTTTCAAAAGACAATGAAAAGAAAAGAGCGCAATTAGGCTTACTGCAAAATTTCCTGATGAATTATGATCAGCCGGATTCTAAGTTTTTCACGCTGGGTACTCAGGAATATGAACAAAGAAGACTAACCTATAATGGCTGGGTAAAATCACAGATTGAACAACACAAAACTGCTTTTATCAGCAATAGTTTTGCCTTCCAGTATGTTTCTCCGATTTTATGGAAAGGAACAGAAACTGACCGTATGAACAGCGTCATTGAACACTACTTTGACGGGATGGATTTCAAGAATCCGATGGTACTGAAAACTGCGGACCTTAAAGACTGGATGGATAAATATGTAAACATTTATGGGGCGATGTCTACGACTGTTCAGCTTCGTGATTCTTTATTTACACTGGCAGGAAAAAGAGCGATTGAAAAAGTACGTACTGGTGATCCTTTGGTTTACGGCTGGATGGTTGACTATTTCTACACCGGTTTTGAAAGTTTCAATATGACCGCCGGGATTAAAATGCTGGAGCCTTACCTGAATGATCCTTTATGTTTAACAGCCAAAAGAAAAGCGATTGAACAGCGATTGAAAGGAATGGAAACATTGGTTAACGGCTCTGTTGCCCCCGATTTTAGCTGGACACTGAGTTCTGGTAAATCGGTGCAGTTTCATGCTTATAAAACTGAAGCTAAGTACAAATTAGTGTTGTTCTGGTCGGCAGAATGCCAGCACTGTAAAGACCTGCTGGATAAATTACATCCCTGGTATCAGCAAGCGGCAAACAGAGAGCTGATGGATGTATTTGCTATTAGCCTGGATGAAACAGAAACGGAGGTCCCGGCCTGGGAAAAAGCAAAAGTTAACCTGCCGGCTTTTAAACATAAAAGAGCAGCACAGGGAATCAGAAGCCCTGAAGCCATTGCTTATTTTGTGTTGTCCACGCCAACACTGGTTTTGGTAGATGCAAAAACCAATAAAATTGTTGCCCAGCCTGAAACTGTAGAACAGTTGCAGGCAGCTATGAAATAA
- a CDS encoding tail fiber domain-containing protein, producing MRFKKYYILTSVLVLFAICSKAQSPLNGRFYISGVSEVPSTPASNYSIEGDFTDMTYIYTAADVKVGDVIADNVGLTFRIDKITSLKGEQITADVTYLRGSTVAGLSYPTAYASGTLFRPTSKGYAMATYDAENINDKLKIAVQNAAILDIDRDIRGFKSGSDTEIPKDPKFGDLYYNVTDKKLYAFTANGWVPLGSGIIASGSAGEFPNPTKIGEMFFNKDDNNTYIYNGGVWFKISTNGSTPGGNINPDPSAAPVKGGDLFYNVSDHKLYVYNGTAWMSINNALRNGQIFVGNASNVATSVALSGDATITNAGKLTIKDLAVTDEKLDKLNIPLSGFGNPSDNVSMGDGSTNFRITNLGNPSAASDAATKSYVDILFTDPAILGLTNNSFFVGNSANKAVAVAKNLIPVSGFDKATANVSMGTGTTGGNFKIVNLADPTAAQDAATKNYVDNRQTNASNLILSKGNLLVGGDANLAVQIAKNAIPLNGFGTPVADLAIGGFKLTGLAEPAAAQDAVTKNYVDTKVISPANISLATGYLFAGDAAGKASEVLKSSIPLSEFGKPTADILMGGFTLGNLAAPVADEDASTKKYVDDIFKAPASLLALPAGNFFVGNASGKAAATLKSQIPVSGFAKAAETLYMGDATTQFGISFLKNPTFDQDAATKKYVDDKIAAPGALVLEDDHIFVGDASNKAVAVNKNAIPLSDFGNALKDLSIGNGTTNFKITNLADPTADQEAATKKYVDSKSTKTPVGPTAPGTAVAGDTYYNTADNRLYVYNGKDWVPVDNKLNNTELYVGDVKGNAVSTPKTSVPLSGFGTPAADISFGNFKLTTLADPLADQDAATKKYVDSKTTKTPVGPTAPGTAVAGDTYYNTADNRLYVYNGKDWVPMDNKLADQNLYVGNASGIAVSTPKNVIPLSGFGSAQADVSMGNFKLTNLVDPIANQDAATKKYVDAGLLTAGANAKDNLGNHKATESIKLSVYAISNDGVDGKGLTFDTQGNASFGQDVTVNGNFYTPSDKRLKTNIETLGNVLQKIDQLRGVKFEYKDQHKYASGSKIGVIAQELQKVYPAMVTTGKDGFLKVDYTQLTGMLIQAVKEQQKQIEELQTRMNNQQEQINSILKKIQ from the coding sequence ATGAGATTCAAAAAGTATTATATTCTTACCTCTGTGCTGGTATTATTTGCCATTTGCAGCAAGGCACAGTCACCTCTTAACGGTAGGTTTTATATTTCCGGAGTATCTGAGGTCCCCTCAACTCCGGCATCGAACTATTCAATTGAAGGAGACTTTACAGACATGACGTACATCTATACTGCGGCAGATGTTAAGGTTGGAGATGTCATTGCGGATAACGTTGGATTAACTTTCAGGATTGATAAAATTACGAGCCTTAAGGGAGAACAGATTACTGCTGACGTGACTTATCTCAGAGGCTCTACAGTTGCGGGGCTATCATACCCTACAGCATATGCAAGCGGAACGCTTTTTCGTCCTACTTCCAAAGGATATGCAATGGCAACTTACGATGCAGAAAACATAAATGATAAATTAAAAATCGCAGTACAGAATGCAGCGATCTTAGATATTGACCGTGATATCCGGGGATTTAAATCTGGTAGTGATACCGAAATACCTAAAGACCCGAAATTTGGGGATTTGTACTATAATGTAACAGATAAAAAACTGTATGCATTTACAGCAAATGGTTGGGTTCCTCTGGGAAGCGGGATCATTGCAAGCGGTTCGGCAGGTGAATTTCCTAATCCGACCAAAATCGGAGAAATGTTCTTCAATAAAGATGATAACAATACCTACATCTATAATGGCGGGGTATGGTTTAAGATCTCAACCAATGGCTCAACACCAGGCGGGAACATTAATCCTGACCCATCGGCGGCTCCTGTAAAAGGTGGAGATTTATTTTATAATGTCTCTGATCATAAACTATATGTTTACAATGGTACAGCCTGGATGTCGATTAATAATGCATTACGTAATGGGCAGATTTTTGTTGGTAATGCGTCTAACGTAGCCACTTCAGTTGCGTTATCAGGAGATGCAACAATTACCAATGCCGGAAAATTAACCATTAAGGACCTTGCGGTTACTGATGAGAAATTAGATAAGCTGAATATTCCGTTAAGTGGATTCGGAAATCCTTCTGACAACGTTTCAATGGGAGATGGAAGCACCAATTTCAGAATCACCAATCTGGGTAATCCTTCTGCTGCCTCTGATGCCGCTACTAAAAGTTATGTAGATATATTATTTACCGATCCTGCTATACTGGGGCTGACAAATAATAGTTTTTTTGTTGGTAACTCCGCTAACAAAGCAGTCGCAGTTGCCAAAAACTTAATACCTGTAAGTGGCTTTGATAAAGCTACCGCAAATGTATCAATGGGAACTGGAACTACCGGAGGTAACTTTAAAATTGTCAACCTTGCAGATCCTACCGCAGCACAGGATGCGGCTACTAAAAATTATGTAGACAACAGGCAAACGAATGCGAGTAATCTTATCCTGTCAAAAGGAAATTTATTGGTGGGTGGAGACGCTAATCTTGCCGTACAGATTGCTAAAAATGCAATTCCACTAAATGGATTTGGTACACCTGTTGCAGATCTTGCTATTGGCGGTTTTAAACTTACGGGTCTTGCAGAACCAGCAGCAGCACAAGATGCAGTCACTAAAAACTATGTAGATACCAAAGTGATCAGCCCTGCCAATATTTCGTTGGCCACTGGTTATCTGTTTGCAGGAGATGCGGCAGGGAAAGCTTCAGAAGTATTAAAAAGCAGTATTCCCTTAAGTGAATTTGGTAAACCCACAGCTGATATTTTAATGGGTGGTTTTACACTGGGAAATCTGGCTGCACCTGTAGCGGACGAAGATGCGTCAACCAAAAAATATGTAGATGATATTTTTAAAGCACCGGCTTCTCTTCTTGCTTTACCGGCTGGAAATTTCTTTGTAGGTAATGCATCAGGAAAAGCTGCGGCCACATTAAAAAGTCAGATTCCGGTAAGTGGTTTTGCAAAAGCGGCCGAGACGCTATACATGGGAGATGCCACTACACAATTTGGTATTAGTTTCCTGAAAAATCCAACATTTGATCAGGATGCCGCCACTAAAAAATATGTAGATGACAAGATTGCTGCTCCTGGCGCTTTAGTATTAGAAGACGACCATATTTTTGTAGGTGATGCTTCGAATAAAGCAGTTGCAGTTAATAAAAATGCAATTCCGCTGAGTGATTTTGGAAATGCGCTAAAAGATCTTTCGATAGGGAATGGAACTACTAATTTCAAAATTACTAACCTGGCAGATCCAACAGCAGATCAGGAAGCCGCCACTAAAAAATACGTAGATTCAAAAAGTACTAAAACACCAGTAGGGCCAACCGCTCCGGGTACAGCAGTTGCGGGTGACACTTACTACAATACCGCAGATAACCGCCTGTACGTTTATAACGGTAAAGACTGGGTACCTGTAGACAATAAACTAAACAATACAGAATTGTATGTAGGTGATGTTAAAGGCAATGCCGTTTCCACTCCAAAAACTTCAGTTCCACTCAGTGGCTTTGGTACTCCGGCAGCAGATATATCTTTTGGTAACTTTAAACTGACTACCCTTGCCGATCCGCTAGCAGATCAGGATGCAGCGACTAAGAAATATGTAGATTCAAAAACGACTAAAACACCAGTAGGGCCAACTGCTCCGGGTACAGCAGTTGCAGGAGACACTTATTACAACACCGCAGACAACCGCTTATACGTTTATAACGGTAAAGACTGGGTACCAATGGACAATAAACTGGCTGATCAAAACCTTTATGTAGGTAACGCATCAGGTATCGCTGTATCCACTCCTAAAAATGTAATCCCATTAAGCGGATTCGGTTCAGCACAGGCAGATGTATCCATGGGAAATTTCAAACTGACCAATCTGGTTGATCCGATCGCGAATCAGGACGCAGCAACTAAAAAGTATGTGGATGCCGGCTTACTGACCGCAGGTGCTAATGCGAAAGATAACCTGGGTAATCATAAAGCTACAGAAAGCATTAAACTTTCTGTTTATGCTATCAGCAATGACGGTGTTGACGGAAAAGGACTGACTTTCGATACACAAGGTAACGCCAGTTTCGGACAGGACGTAACCGTTAACGGAAACTTCTATACCCCATCAGACAAAAGATTGAAAACCAATATTGAAACCCTTGGCAACGTATTGCAAAAAATAGATCAGCTCAGAGGTGTAAAATTTGAATACAAAGACCAGCATAAATACGCATCCGGATCTAAAATCGGTGTCATTGCCCAGGAACTTCAAAAGGTATATCCAGCGATGGTAACTACAGGTAAAGATGGCTTCCTTAAAGTTGACTACACCCAGCTTACAGGAATGCTGATCCAGGCCGTAAAAGAACAGCAAAAACAAATAGAAGAACTGCAAACCCGGATGAATAACCAACAGGAGCAGATCAACAGTATTCTGAAAAAGATACAATAA